The following nucleotide sequence is from Fibrobacter sp..
CAAGATCGATTACTTTAAGTCCGGCCTTATCAACACTTCTATAAATATTCTGGGCACTGGTTACTGCACCGGTAACTATATGCACCTGAGTTTCCAGACGCACACCGCACATACCTATCGGATCTTTGATACCATTCTGGTCATCAACAACGTATTCCTGTGGTATCACATGTAAGATTTCTCTGTCCATGGGAATAGAAACGGCCTTTGCAGCATCGATCGCCCTGACTACATCCAGATCGGTAATTTCATTATCTTCACGGGAAATAGCTACCACACCCCTGCTGTTAATGGCTCTGATATGGTCACCTGCAATGCCCACATAGACCGAATCAACATCCACTCCAGCCATTAGCTCTGCTTCTTCGACAGCTTTCTGAATCGATCTGACAGTTTTGTCGATATTGACTACAACCCCTTTACGGAGACCATCAGATGGACTTACTCCTACTCCCACAATCTTCAATTCGCCATTAGGATCGAGTTCCGAAATGATGCAAGCGATTTTAGTCGTTCCTATATCCAGTCCTACAAAAACATTGTCTTCCATATAAACCTCCTGTGAACTGCACAAAAAAAAATTAATCTGTAACTGCCTGTATCACTTCGGTTTTAACAGAAACCGGTTGAGTTACAAAAGCCAGATTCTGATAACAGAGATTGATCCTGGCAGGCAGTTGAGCCATATCAACAATCACCTCCTGAAGTCTTTTGAGGTGATTAAGTCGCAAGGCAAGAGACTCGGTTTCCAGTTCAAACAATGTTGGACTGGATTGGAAAGTAATTCTTACCTTATTCTCATCCGAAAAATCCACCTGTG
It contains:
- the ftsA gene encoding cell division protein FtsA, producing MEDNVFVGLDIGTTKIACIISELDPNGELKIVGVGVSPSDGLRKGVVVNIDKTVRSIQKAVEEAELMAGVDVDSVYVGIAGDHIRAINSRGVVAISREDNEITDLDVVRAIDAAKAVSIPMDREILHVIPQEYVVDDQNGIKDPIGMCGVRLETQVHIVTGAVTSAQNIYRSVDKAGLKVIDLVLEPLASCYAVLEKDEKELGVALIDMGGGTTDISIYFDESIRHTAVVGLGGKNVTSDIAIGISTPIERAEEIKKQFGCACSSLVKGNEYLSVPGVGGREQREVSR